A window of Raineyella sp. W15-4 contains these coding sequences:
- a CDS encoding FKBP-type peptidyl-prolyl cis-trans isomerase translates to MQNAKPDVELPPGPPPANLEIKDIVVGDGAAAAKGDAVRVHYVGVALSTGREFDSSWERGEPLSFTLGGRQVIRGWDMGVKGMRVGGRRRLVIPAFLGYGDRGAGPEIRPGETLVFVCDLVGIDAQD, encoded by the coding sequence ATGCAGAACGCCAAACCCGACGTCGAACTCCCGCCGGGCCCGCCCCCGGCCAACCTGGAGATCAAGGACATCGTCGTGGGCGACGGCGCCGCGGCCGCGAAGGGCGACGCCGTCCGGGTGCACTACGTCGGGGTGGCACTCAGCACCGGCCGGGAGTTCGATTCCTCCTGGGAGCGCGGCGAGCCGCTCTCGTTCACCCTCGGCGGGCGACAGGTGATCCGTGGCTGGGACATGGGCGTGAAGGGGATGCGCGTCGGCGGCCGACGCCGCCTGGTCATCCCGGCCTTCCTCGGCTACGGCGACCGTGGCGCCGGGCCGGAGATCCGTCCCGGCGAGACCCTGGTGTTCGTCTGCGACCTGGTCGGGATCGACGCGCAGGACTGA
- a CDS encoding DedA family protein encodes MLHQITEFILGATTSVWAYALLVVLILGDALIPAVPSESVVISMASLLVNGHRGLLPVLFLVAAGAAWCGDNIAYSIGRSRWLSGSSLWRRPRIAGPFAWTRQELFRRGATFIVVGRFIPGVRIVINLVCGVVGYSRRRYMKVVVASSSLWALYCVLVGTLAGAWFRDNPLVGILVAIGAGMLLGPIIDWLLRRTVLRGSPAQGAGTDGDRPAETDGGHIEAADTSDPESPTDAETRGDGDTGAQGEAET; translated from the coding sequence ATGCTGCACCAGATCACCGAGTTCATCCTCGGCGCGACGACCTCGGTGTGGGCGTACGCCCTGCTGGTGGTCCTGATCCTCGGCGACGCGTTGATCCCTGCGGTGCCGAGCGAGTCGGTGGTGATCTCGATGGCCTCACTGTTGGTGAACGGCCATCGCGGCCTGCTCCCGGTGCTGTTCCTGGTCGCGGCCGGCGCTGCCTGGTGCGGTGACAACATCGCCTACTCGATCGGCCGGTCCCGCTGGCTGTCCGGCAGTTCCCTGTGGCGCCGCCCCAGGATCGCCGGCCCGTTCGCCTGGACCCGCCAGGAACTCTTCCGCCGGGGCGCCACCTTCATCGTCGTCGGCCGGTTCATCCCCGGCGTCCGGATCGTCATCAACCTGGTCTGCGGGGTCGTCGGCTACTCGCGCCGCCGCTACATGAAGGTGGTGGTCGCGAGCTCCTCGCTGTGGGCGCTGTACTGCGTGCTCGTCGGCACCCTGGCCGGCGCCTGGTTCCGGGACAACCCGCTGGTCGGGATCCTGGTGGCGATCGGTGCGGGGATGCTGCTCGGGCCGATCATCGACTGGCTGCTGCGGCGGACGGTGCTGCGCGGTTCGCCCGCACAGGGTGCCGGGACGGACGGTGACAGGCCCGCGGAGACCGACGGCGGGCATATCGAGGCCGCGGACACGTCGGATCCGGAGAGCCCGACGGATGCGGAGACCCGGGGCGACGGGGACACCGGGGCCCAGGGGGAGGCCGAGACGTGA
- a CDS encoding transposase, which yields MAMKDVDFSRVFVVTADQRRSRRGPDRVPEALTAVGTVPAGDVVLPFERTAGDEIQGLLGTAAGVVAVVRRLVRLRDWRVGVGVGGVELPLADSTRAARGTAYLAARTAVEEARGRSVGIALRDGRGRADATPAPYGAVWRAESALVLWGALLARRSAEGWEVADLLDAGLSNNAAADALGISASAASQRAIRAAYAEDRRGVGLAIALLEDAAARPTGVGAPSEDANVVPEDVGAVRETGITPSEDDVEEVTR from the coding sequence ATGGCAATGAAGGATGTGGACTTCAGTCGGGTGTTCGTGGTGACGGCCGATCAACGCCGTAGTCGCCGCGGCCCGGACCGGGTCCCCGAGGCGCTCACCGCGGTCGGGACGGTGCCCGCCGGGGATGTCGTGCTGCCCTTCGAACGGACCGCGGGCGACGAGATCCAGGGGCTGCTGGGCACCGCTGCGGGGGTGGTCGCCGTGGTCCGGCGCCTGGTCCGGCTGCGGGACTGGCGGGTCGGGGTCGGGGTGGGCGGCGTCGAGTTGCCGCTGGCCGACTCCACCCGCGCCGCGCGAGGAACGGCCTATCTCGCGGCCCGGACGGCCGTGGAGGAGGCCCGCGGCCGGTCGGTGGGGATCGCCCTGCGGGACGGCCGCGGCCGGGCCGATGCCACCCCCGCACCGTATGGAGCGGTGTGGCGGGCCGAGTCGGCCCTGGTGCTGTGGGGTGCCCTGCTGGCCCGCCGGTCCGCCGAGGGGTGGGAGGTCGCCGACCTGCTCGACGCGGGCCTCTCCAACAATGCGGCGGCCGACGCCCTGGGGATCAGTGCGTCGGCCGCCAGCCAGCGGGCGATCCGCGCGGCGTACGCCGAGGACCGGCGGGGTGTGGGACTGGCGATCGCACTGCTGGAGGATGCCGCGGCCCGTCCGACGGGTGTCGGTGCCCCGTCTGAAGATGCCAACGTCGTACCGGAGGATGTCGGTGCCGTACGGGAGACTGGCATCACCCCATCGGAGGATGACGTCGAGGAGGTCACCCGGTGA
- a CDS encoding DUF1697 domain-containing protein, which yields MEYAMFLRGINVSGIRVSMPELRECLADVGLEDVRTYLQTGNVTFTSAEQLRTLHPMIEEALTSTFSYEAHVQVLPRAELAAVVTGYPFPSAPDHHRYAILCATDRVAADLVDLAQTAAHEPGGDRERVAAGTSVVYWSCPKGATLGSPFGKILGQRRFRATTTNRNLNTLEKML from the coding sequence ATGGAATACGCGATGTTCCTACGGGGCATCAATGTCAGCGGCATCCGGGTGTCGATGCCCGAGCTGCGGGAATGCCTGGCCGACGTCGGCCTGGAGGATGTCCGGACCTACCTGCAGACCGGCAACGTGACCTTCACCTCGGCCGAGCAGTTGCGTACGTTGCACCCGATGATCGAGGAGGCGCTCACCTCCACCTTCAGCTACGAAGCACACGTGCAGGTGTTGCCGCGGGCCGAATTGGCTGCGGTCGTCACCGGCTATCCGTTCCCAAGCGCTCCGGACCACCACCGCTATGCGATCCTCTGCGCCACCGACCGGGTCGCGGCCGACCTGGTCGATCTCGCGCAGACCGCCGCGCACGAGCCCGGGGGTGACCGGGAGCGGGTAGCTGCCGGCACGAGTGTCGTCTACTGGTCCTGCCCGAAAGGGGCGACCCTCGGCAGCCCCTTCGGCAAGATCCTGGGGCAGCGGCGGTTCCGCGCCACCACGACCAACCGCAACCTCAACACCCTGGAGAAGATGCTCTGA
- the glpX gene encoding class II fructose-bisphosphatase, whose product MLSNHNLGLDLMRATEAAALAAARWAGRGQKESGDGAAVGAMREVLSHVRIDGTIVIGEGEKDEAPMLANGEKVGNGDGPAMDIAVDPVDGTRLLAWGMRNSIALLAGAEGGSMYNPKECFYMQKLAVGADAADVIDLDAPIGDTIRKVAKAKGKRVEQITVGVLNRERHQDLIAEIRDAGAATRLFTDGDVAAAVMAAHPDMPRLDMVAGVGGSPEGVVTACAMKALGGRILARLWPTSDEERQRTLDAGHDLDRVLDTSDLVTSDHTLFVATGITPGDLVEGVSFLPDGGARTHSIVMRSASGTIRYVDAYHHLDKVEEYQRRHEVAGIDWK is encoded by the coding sequence ATGCTCTCCAATCACAATCTCGGTCTCGACCTGATGCGGGCCACGGAGGCCGCTGCGCTGGCCGCCGCCCGCTGGGCCGGCCGTGGGCAGAAGGAATCCGGTGACGGCGCCGCGGTCGGTGCCATGCGGGAGGTGCTGTCGCACGTCCGCATCGACGGCACCATCGTGATCGGCGAGGGCGAGAAGGACGAGGCGCCGATGCTCGCGAACGGTGAGAAGGTGGGCAACGGGGACGGGCCGGCGATGGACATCGCGGTGGATCCGGTCGACGGCACCCGGCTGCTCGCCTGGGGCATGCGCAACTCGATCGCTCTGCTCGCGGGCGCCGAGGGAGGGTCCATGTACAACCCCAAGGAGTGCTTCTACATGCAGAAGCTCGCCGTGGGGGCGGACGCTGCGGACGTGATCGACCTCGACGCCCCGATCGGCGACACCATCCGCAAGGTCGCGAAGGCCAAGGGCAAGCGGGTCGAACAGATCACCGTCGGCGTGCTCAACCGGGAACGTCACCAGGACTTGATCGCCGAGATCCGCGACGCAGGGGCGGCGACCCGACTGTTCACCGACGGCGACGTCGCCGCCGCGGTGATGGCGGCGCACCCCGACATGCCGCGCCTCGACATGGTGGCCGGCGTCGGCGGCAGCCCGGAGGGCGTCGTCACCGCCTGTGCGATGAAGGCCCTGGGCGGCCGGATCCTGGCCCGGCTGTGGCCCACCTCCGACGAGGAGCGGCAGCGTACGCTCGACGCCGGCCACGACCTCGATCGCGTCCTCGACACCAGCGACCTGGTGACCAGCGACCACACGCTGTTCGTCGCCACCGGCATCACCCCCGGTGACCTGGTCGAGGGCGTGAGCTTCCTGCCCGACGGCGGCGCCCGCACCCACTCGATCGTGATGCGCTCCGCCTCCGGCACGATCCGCTACGTCGACGCCTACCACCATCTCGACAAGGTCGAGGAGTACCAGCGCCGGCACGAGGTGGCCGGCATCGACTGGAAGTGA
- a CDS encoding glutamine--tRNA ligase/YqeY domain fusion protein yields MTSPETAFPSSDFVRDAVRRDNEQGTYGGRVQTRFPPEPNGYLHIGHAKAITVDFGVAEDFGGTCKLRFDDTNPETEDEEYVASIIDDIRWLGYTPEEIVYASDYFEQLYAWAELLVEQGLAYVDEQDSETISAQRGGYGHPGVESPFRDTPPEENLRKLRAMRAGEYPDGSRVLRAKIDMQHENMQLRDPVMYRIRRGHHHRTGDAWCLYPTYDWAHGQSDAIEGVTHSLCTLEFESHRPLYNWFLEHLPLPGDQPRQLEFARLELTHTVTSKRRLAKLVHDGLVDGWDDPRMPTLSGLRRRGYPAAAIRDFCRYVGVNRTNSRPSIELLESFVRRELNRTAQRRMAVTRPLRLVITNWPTAPDGTPVVEHFSVVNNPEDETDGTREVAFTGELYIEREDFAEVPPPKYFRLSPGREVRLRGAYFVTATDVVKDADGTVVEVHCTYDPQTRGGTAPDGRKVKSTMHWVSAAHAVDATAVLYDRLFSAEAPGAATGEPLDDLNADSREVLTGCKVEAALERTAPGEVVQFERLGYFAHDPRTPMLFHRTVGLRDEWAAIQKRQGK; encoded by the coding sequence ATGACCTCCCCCGAGACCGCCTTCCCCAGCAGCGATTTCGTCCGCGATGCGGTGCGTCGCGACAACGAGCAGGGGACGTACGGCGGCCGGGTGCAGACCCGCTTTCCCCCGGAGCCCAACGGCTACCTCCACATCGGCCACGCCAAGGCGATCACGGTCGATTTCGGCGTCGCCGAGGACTTCGGCGGCACCTGTAAGCTCCGCTTCGACGACACCAACCCGGAGACCGAGGACGAGGAGTACGTCGCGTCGATCATCGACGACATCCGCTGGCTCGGCTACACCCCCGAGGAGATCGTCTACGCCTCCGACTACTTCGAGCAGCTGTACGCCTGGGCGGAGCTGCTGGTCGAGCAGGGCCTGGCGTACGTCGACGAACAGGACAGCGAGACCATCTCCGCCCAGCGCGGCGGCTACGGCCACCCGGGCGTGGAGAGCCCGTTCCGGGACACCCCGCCGGAGGAGAACCTCCGCAAACTGCGGGCGATGCGCGCCGGGGAGTACCCGGACGGGTCGCGGGTGCTGCGGGCCAAGATCGACATGCAGCACGAGAACATGCAGCTGCGCGACCCGGTGATGTACCGGATCCGCCGGGGCCACCACCACCGCACCGGGGACGCATGGTGCCTCTACCCGACGTACGACTGGGCGCACGGCCAGAGCGACGCGATCGAGGGGGTCACCCACTCGCTGTGCACGCTGGAGTTCGAGTCCCACCGCCCGCTGTACAACTGGTTCCTCGAGCACCTGCCGCTGCCGGGGGACCAGCCGCGGCAGCTGGAGTTCGCCCGGCTGGAACTGACCCACACCGTCACCTCGAAGCGCCGGCTCGCGAAGTTGGTGCACGACGGCCTGGTCGACGGCTGGGACGACCCGCGGATGCCCACCCTCAGCGGGCTGCGCCGACGCGGCTACCCGGCCGCGGCGATCCGCGACTTCTGCCGCTATGTCGGGGTGAACCGGACCAACAGCCGGCCGAGCATCGAGCTGCTGGAGTCGTTCGTCCGCCGTGAGCTCAACCGCACCGCACAGCGCCGGATGGCGGTGACCCGCCCGCTCCGGCTGGTGATCACCAACTGGCCGACTGCTCCCGACGGCACTCCCGTCGTCGAACACTTCTCGGTCGTCAACAACCCGGAGGACGAGACCGACGGCACCCGCGAGGTGGCCTTCACCGGCGAGCTCTACATCGAGCGGGAGGACTTCGCCGAGGTGCCGCCGCCGAAGTACTTCCGGCTCTCCCCCGGCCGCGAGGTCCGGCTCCGCGGCGCCTACTTCGTCACCGCCACCGACGTGGTGAAGGACGCCGACGGCACCGTGGTCGAGGTGCACTGCACCTACGATCCGCAGACCCGCGGCGGCACCGCCCCGGACGGCCGCAAGGTGAAGTCGACGATGCACTGGGTGTCGGCGGCACACGCGGTGGACGCGACCGCGGTGCTCTACGACCGGTTGTTCTCCGCCGAGGCTCCCGGCGCGGCGACCGGGGAGCCGCTGGACGACCTGAACGCCGACTCGCGTGAGGTGCTGACCGGCTGCAAGGTCGAGGCCGCGCTCGAGCGGACCGCGCCCGGTGAGGTGGTGCAGTTCGAGCGGCTGGGCTATTTCGCCCACGATCCGCGGACGCCGATGCTCTTCCACCGGACGGTCGGACTGCGTGACGAGTGGGCGGCGATCCAGAAGCGTCAGGGCAAGTAG
- a CDS encoding GtrA family protein, with protein sequence MQPSASDPSATAPRSAADRFLAIRQELWRRLPGRLGRLIPPDFIGYAILNLFTFFVDMAILTVVFRAARAPYPIATTVGYGTALVLAYLLNRWLNFHSRAPVGPQTVRYAFVVLVNYFVLLQGVGTGLEMLGVQFQLSRLIAACCEGLWTYVGMRWIVFRGDTRPVRAGETVGSPRRRTARDGERARRRATAAGAGNGPDEARDEAEPDAVRVRS encoded by the coding sequence GTGCAGCCTTCCGCGTCCGATCCCTCCGCGACCGCCCCTCGCAGCGCAGCCGACCGTTTCCTGGCGATCCGCCAAGAGCTGTGGCGACGCCTGCCGGGCCGGCTCGGGCGGCTCATCCCGCCGGACTTCATCGGGTACGCGATCCTCAACCTGTTCACCTTCTTCGTGGACATGGCCATCCTCACGGTGGTGTTCCGGGCCGCCCGGGCGCCGTACCCGATCGCGACGACGGTGGGCTACGGCACGGCGCTGGTCTTGGCGTACCTGCTCAACCGGTGGCTGAACTTCCACTCCCGGGCACCGGTCGGACCGCAGACCGTCCGGTACGCCTTCGTGGTGCTGGTCAACTACTTCGTCCTGCTACAGGGCGTCGGCACCGGGCTGGAGATGCTCGGGGTGCAGTTCCAGCTCTCCCGGCTGATCGCCGCCTGTTGTGAGGGTCTGTGGACGTACGTCGGGATGCGCTGGATCGTCTTCCGCGGAGACACCCGACCGGTGCGGGCCGGCGAGACCGTAGGATCCCCACGCCGGCGCACGGCCCGGGACGGGGAACGGGCCCGTCGACGCGCGACCGCCGCCGGCGCCGGGAACGGCCCGGACGAGGCCCGGGACGAGGCTGAACCGGACGCCGTCCGGGTCCGGAGCTGA
- a CDS encoding FAD-binding oxidoreductase, whose amino-acid sequence MSTSVTASAPTTSALLSGWGRTAPSRADVLHPYDAETVIEAVRAAADRRADGGRGVLARGLGRSYGDVAQNGGGVVIDMTALATIHSIDPDTATVDVDAGVSLDALMKAALPYGLWVSVLPGTRQVTVGGAIGNDVHGKNHHSAGSFGDHVRWLQLLVADGRVLELTPEGTPDDPDASIFWATIGGIGLTGIILRARLSMTRTETAYFIADGVVTHDLDETIAVHSDGSESRYEYSSAWFDAISAPPKLGRAAISRGSLAKLDELPAKLRKDPLAFDAPTLVTLPDVFPNGLANKYTFTALGTAWYLKSGTYTGKVQNLTQFYHPLDLFGEWNRAYGTEGFLQYQFVVPPAAVEEFKSIIGDIQRSGHYSFLNVFKLFGAGNQAPLSYPMPGWNVCVDFPIRRGLDTFLNELDARVLEFGGRLYTAKDSRTSAENFHRMYPRLDAWIATRRRVDPDGVFMSDMGRRLELS is encoded by the coding sequence ATGAGCACCTCAGTCACCGCCAGCGCCCCGACCACCTCCGCACTCCTGTCCGGCTGGGGACGCACCGCCCCCTCCCGCGCGGACGTGTTGCACCCGTACGACGCCGAGACGGTCATCGAGGCCGTCCGGGCCGCCGCCGACCGGCGGGCGGACGGAGGACGCGGCGTCCTGGCCCGCGGACTCGGCCGATCGTACGGTGACGTCGCCCAGAACGGGGGCGGCGTCGTGATCGACATGACCGCCCTGGCGACGATCCACTCGATCGACCCGGACACCGCCACGGTGGATGTCGACGCCGGGGTCAGCCTCGACGCGCTGATGAAGGCCGCCCTGCCGTACGGCCTGTGGGTGTCGGTGCTGCCCGGCACCCGTCAGGTGACCGTGGGAGGGGCGATCGGCAACGACGTCCATGGCAAGAACCACCACAGCGCCGGGTCCTTCGGCGACCACGTCCGGTGGCTGCAGCTGCTGGTGGCCGACGGCCGGGTGCTGGAGCTCACCCCGGAGGGCACTCCCGACGACCCGGACGCCTCGATCTTCTGGGCGACGATCGGCGGGATCGGCCTGACCGGCATCATCCTGCGGGCGCGGCTGTCGATGACCCGCACCGAGACGGCGTACTTCATCGCCGACGGTGTCGTCACCCACGACCTGGACGAGACGATCGCGGTGCACTCCGACGGTTCGGAATCGCGCTACGAGTACTCCAGCGCGTGGTTCGACGCGATCAGCGCGCCCCCGAAGCTGGGCCGCGCGGCCATCTCCCGCGGGTCACTGGCGAAGCTCGACGAACTCCCGGCCAAGCTCCGCAAGGATCCGCTGGCCTTCGACGCGCCGACGCTGGTCACCCTGCCGGACGTGTTCCCGAACGGGTTGGCGAACAAGTACACCTTCACCGCGCTGGGCACCGCCTGGTACCTGAAGAGCGGCACCTACACCGGCAAGGTGCAGAACCTCACGCAGTTCTACCACCCGCTCGACCTGTTCGGGGAGTGGAACCGGGCGTACGGCACCGAGGGCTTCCTGCAGTACCAGTTCGTCGTGCCGCCGGCCGCGGTCGAGGAGTTCAAGAGCATCATCGGTGACATCCAGCGGTCGGGGCACTACTCGTTCCTCAACGTCTTCAAGCTGTTCGGCGCCGGCAACCAGGCCCCGCTCAGCTACCCGATGCCCGGCTGGAACGTCTGTGTCGACTTCCCGATCCGGCGCGGACTGGACACCTTCCTCAACGAGCTCGACGCCCGGGTGCTGGAGTTCGGCGGGCGGCTCTACACGGCCAAGGACTCCCGGACCAGTGCGGAGAACTTCCACCGGATGTACCCGCGGCTCGACGCCTGGATCGCCACCCGCCGCCGGGTCGATCCGGACGGGGTGTTCATGTCCGACATGGGACGCCGCCTCGAGCTGTCCTGA
- a CDS encoding Hsp70 family protein → MRLGIDFGTTRTTVASVDRGNYPVVSFLDSTGDSHEFFPSVVALVGDQFRYGFEALAASEQGAPLLRSFKRALGAGDVNADSTVLIGDREVPLLDLLTGFLVAVRDALATRSSISDAYDPSTAEATVVAVPAHAHGAQRFLTLEAFRRAGFRVTAMINEPSAAGFEYTHRQGRTLNSKRTRVIVYDLGGGTFDASLVNVDGVDHEIIGSLGLNMLGGDDFDAVLADCALAEAGLRLDDLDLPSYVRLLDDCRDAKEHLSPQSRRIPVEVDARPVTVQVDDYYTRAAPLVEASVTAMAPLVEDLESDAPLAADIAGIYLVGGASGLPLVPRLLKDKFGRRVHRSPYPAASTAIGLAIAADDEAGYSLADRLSRWFGVFREGDAGSTVSFDPILGRDQPLPDHGDLVITRQYRAAHNVGWYRFVEYTEVDPSGEPRGDIAPFAQIVFPFDSALQAEGVDVESVPVTREQGPLVEERYAIDENGIVRVRITDLTTGYTRTHALSRPTAEAA, encoded by the coding sequence ATGCGCTTGGGCATAGATTTCGGCACCACTCGCACCACTGTCGCGAGTGTCGATCGTGGCAACTATCCGGTGGTGAGCTTCCTCGATTCCACCGGGGACTCACATGAGTTCTTCCCGTCCGTCGTCGCCCTCGTCGGCGACCAGTTCCGCTACGGTTTCGAGGCGCTGGCCGCCTCGGAGCAGGGCGCACCGCTCCTCCGTTCGTTCAAGCGCGCTCTTGGGGCGGGTGACGTCAACGCCGATTCGACCGTCCTGATCGGGGATCGTGAGGTCCCGCTGCTCGACCTGCTGACCGGCTTCCTGGTCGCCGTCCGCGATGCCCTGGCGACGAGGTCGAGCATCAGCGACGCGTACGATCCGTCGACCGCGGAGGCCACCGTGGTCGCCGTCCCGGCCCACGCGCACGGCGCCCAGCGCTTCCTCACCCTGGAGGCGTTCCGGCGCGCCGGGTTCCGGGTGACCGCGATGATCAACGAGCCGTCCGCCGCCGGCTTCGAATACACCCATCGGCAGGGACGCACCCTCAACTCCAAGCGGACCCGGGTGATCGTCTACGACCTCGGCGGTGGCACCTTCGACGCCTCGCTGGTCAACGTGGACGGGGTCGACCACGAGATCATCGGTTCCCTGGGCCTGAACATGCTCGGTGGGGACGACTTCGACGCCGTGCTGGCCGACTGCGCCCTGGCCGAGGCGGGTCTGCGGCTGGACGATCTCGACCTGCCCAGCTACGTCCGTCTCCTCGACGACTGCCGCGACGCGAAGGAGCACCTGTCCCCTCAGTCGCGCCGCATTCCGGTGGAGGTGGACGCCCGGCCGGTCACCGTGCAGGTCGACGACTACTACACCCGCGCCGCCCCGCTGGTGGAGGCCTCGGTCACCGCGATGGCCCCGCTGGTCGAGGACCTCGAGAGTGATGCCCCGCTGGCCGCCGACATCGCCGGCATCTACCTGGTCGGTGGGGCCTCCGGCCTGCCGCTGGTGCCGCGGCTGCTGAAGGACAAGTTCGGCCGGCGGGTGCACCGCTCCCCCTACCCGGCGGCGTCCACCGCGATCGGTCTGGCCATCGCCGCCGACGACGAGGCCGGCTACTCCCTCGCCGACCGGCTGTCCCGTTGGTTCGGTGTGTTCCGTGAGGGCGACGCCGGGTCGACCGTCAGCTTCGACCCGATCCTCGGTCGCGACCAGCCCCTCCCCGATCACGGCGACCTGGTGATCACCCGGCAGTACCGCGCCGCCCACAACGTCGGCTGGTACCGCTTCGTGGAGTACACCGAGGTCGACCCGTCCGGCGAACCGCGCGGTGACATCGCCCCGTTCGCGCAGATCGTCTTCCCGTTCGACTCCGCCCTGCAGGCCGAGGGCGTCGACGTGGAATCCGTCCCGGTGACCCGCGAGCAGGGCCCGCTGGTCGAGGAGCGCTACGCCATCGACGAGAACGGCATCGTCCGGGTCCGGATCACCGACCTGACCACCGGCTACACCCGCACCCACGCCCTGAGCCGGCCCACGGCCGAGGCCGCCTGA
- a CDS encoding glutamine amidotransferase → MRPFLLLATRAEDAIADDEFEAFRRLGGLETDQLVRIRVDREPLGELDLDAWSGIVLGGSPFNSSDPAESKSALQREVEALLARVMDAVVDQDFPFLGACYGVGTLGTHEGAAVDRTYGEAVGPVAVELTLAGRKDPVCAGLPARFDAFVGHKEAVRELPPGAVLLATSDPCPVQMFRIKQNLYATQFHPELDADGLTRRIEEYKHNGYFHPHESEGLKDLARRSPVPHPRRLLRNFFRIYARD, encoded by the coding sequence ATGCGCCCTTTCCTCTTGTTGGCAACCCGCGCCGAGGACGCCATCGCTGATGACGAGTTCGAAGCCTTCCGGCGTCTCGGCGGGCTGGAGACCGACCAACTGGTGCGGATCCGCGTCGACCGCGAGCCGCTCGGGGAGCTCGACCTGGACGCCTGGTCCGGGATCGTGCTGGGCGGCAGTCCGTTCAACTCCTCCGACCCGGCGGAGAGCAAGTCGGCGCTGCAACGGGAGGTCGAGGCCCTGCTCGCCCGGGTGATGGACGCGGTGGTCGACCAGGACTTCCCCTTCCTCGGTGCCTGCTACGGGGTCGGTACGCTCGGCACCCACGAGGGGGCGGCGGTGGACCGTACGTACGGCGAGGCGGTCGGGCCGGTGGCCGTCGAACTCACCCTGGCCGGCCGCAAGGACCCGGTCTGTGCCGGGCTGCCGGCCCGGTTCGATGCCTTCGTGGGTCACAAGGAGGCGGTCCGGGAGCTGCCGCCGGGTGCGGTGCTGCTGGCGACCTCCGATCCGTGCCCGGTGCAGATGTTCCGGATCAAGCAGAACCTCTACGCCACCCAGTTCCATCCCGAGCTGGACGCGGACGGGCTGACCCGGCGGATCGAGGAGTACAAGCACAACGGCTACTTCCACCCGCACGAGTCCGAGGGGCTGAAGGACCTGGCCCGGCGCTCCCCCGTCCCGCACCCCCGCCGGTTGCTGCGCAACTTCTTCCGGATCTACGCCCGGGACTGA
- a CDS encoding PAC2 family protein — protein MPLFTYASHIDPRQVRADTLVVTLGGFLDAGHTQRLVDHQVLDGLASHRVGSFDADVLVDHRAERPGITFAGDRFTDYDPPALVLLEATDRNDTPFLLLQGPEPDFRWEELAATVERLVDDHEVRTTVFVQGIPMSTPHTRPVQVTRWASRPELIPGNRPLVGTIRMRASFPSMLALRLGDAGHDVIGLVAHVPHYLAPGDYPDSALAVIDALQQSTGVSLPTSPLELVRSAVRAEIDEQVASSEETREMVTELEHQYDRFMAEHRLEARPEPADLPSAEEIAAEAEKFLRSLDEPPSGGEPPAQS, from the coding sequence ATGCCACTCTTCACGTACGCATCCCACATCGATCCCCGCCAGGTCCGCGCCGACACCCTGGTGGTCACCCTCGGCGGCTTCCTCGACGCCGGCCACACCCAGCGCCTGGTCGACCATCAGGTCCTGGACGGCCTGGCGAGCCACCGGGTCGGCAGCTTCGACGCGGACGTGCTGGTCGACCACCGCGCCGAGCGGCCGGGGATCACCTTCGCCGGGGACCGGTTCACCGACTATGACCCGCCGGCGCTGGTCCTGCTCGAGGCGACCGACCGCAACGACACCCCCTTCCTGCTGCTGCAGGGCCCGGAGCCGGACTTCCGCTGGGAGGAGCTCGCCGCCACCGTCGAACGGCTCGTCGACGACCACGAGGTGCGCACCACCGTCTTCGTGCAGGGCATCCCGATGTCCACCCCGCACACCCGGCCGGTCCAGGTGACCCGCTGGGCCTCGCGCCCCGAGCTGATCCCCGGCAACCGACCGCTCGTCGGCACGATCCGGATGCGGGCCTCCTTCCCGTCGATGCTCGCACTGCGGCTCGGCGACGCCGGCCACGACGTGATCGGTCTGGTCGCCCACGTGCCGCACTACCTGGCCCCCGGCGACTACCCGGATTCCGCGCTCGCCGTGATCGACGCGCTGCAGCAGTCGACCGGCGTGTCGCTGCCCACCTCGCCGCTGGAGCTGGTCCGGTCCGCGGTCCGGGCGGAGATCGACGAGCAGGTGGCCTCGTCGGAGGAGACCCGGGAGATGGTCACCGAGCTGGAGCACCAGTACGACCGGTTCATGGCTGAGCATCGTCTCGAGGCCCGCCCGGAGCCGGCCGACCTGCCCAGCGCCGAGGAGATCGCCGCGGAGGCGGAGAAGTTCCTCCGCAGCCTGGACGAGCCCCCGTCGGGAGGTGAGCCGCCGGCGCAGAGCTGA